A section of the Methanosarcina mazei S-6 genome encodes:
- a CDS encoding CBU_0592 family membrane protein gives MVEFSVIVGSTGVLMLLLAFLLNLFKILMQDTKTYAMLNVVGAGLSCYASIIIDYMPFVILEGTWALVAFIGLVRLIKTPGEA, from the coding sequence ATGGTTGAATTTTCAGTGATAGTGGGCTCAACAGGCGTACTCATGTTACTGCTGGCCTTTCTCCTTAATCTCTTTAAGATTTTGATGCAGGATACAAAAACATATGCTATGCTAAACGTGGTCGGTGCAGGGCTTTCATGTTATGCTTCGATAATTATTGATTACATGCCTTTCGTAATCCTTGAAGGTACATGGGCGCTCGTAGCCTTTATAGGACTTGTCAGACTCATTAAAACCCCTGGAGAGGCTTGA
- a CDS encoding potassium channel family protein encodes MDKEQIQRERLDLLSQINEILDFPLILLSIVWLILIIVDFVYGLSSRLQTASTVIWGIFIADFFVELYIAPKKKVYLKENWLVALSLFLPALRILKLFRGFRLFKLSSFIRSFNLARILSSFNRSIRTVRKAVRQRGLEYVLLLTALVTSIGAAGMYSFERPGLSSYWDAFWWTAMIMTTIGSDYWPETFEGRILTFFLSVYAFAIFGYITAALASLLIGKEKEESSKEIVELRKEVQRLSSEISKFSEKEKK; translated from the coding sequence ATGGACAAAGAACAGATACAGCGGGAACGTTTGGACCTGCTTTCCCAGATTAACGAGATTCTGGATTTTCCTTTGATTTTGCTGTCAATAGTATGGTTAATCCTTATTATTGTTGATTTTGTCTACGGGCTTTCCTCACGCCTGCAAACGGCAAGTACTGTTATCTGGGGTATTTTTATAGCTGATTTTTTTGTTGAACTGTATATTGCTCCGAAAAAAAAGGTTTATTTAAAGGAAAACTGGCTTGTTGCTCTTTCTCTCTTCCTTCCTGCTCTGAGGATATTAAAATTATTCCGCGGTTTCAGGCTATTTAAACTTTCAAGTTTCATCCGGTCATTTAACCTTGCCAGAATTCTTTCTTCATTTAACAGGAGCATAAGGACTGTCAGAAAGGCTGTGAGACAGAGAGGGCTGGAATATGTCCTTCTGCTTACGGCTCTGGTAACTTCTATAGGTGCAGCAGGGATGTACAGCTTTGAAAGACCTGGTCTCAGTTCCTACTGGGATGCTTTCTGGTGGACAGCAATGATTATGACGACAATTGGAAGCGATTACTGGCCTGAAACCTTTGAAGGACGGATTTTAACTTTTTTCTTATCCGTTTACGCTTTTGCAATTTTTGGATATATCACAGCAGCCCTTGCCAGTCTTCTTATCGGAAAAGAGAAGGAAGAATCTTCTAAAGAAATTGTGGAACTGCGGAAGGAAGTGCAGAGGCTTTCCAGTGAAATAAGCAAGTTTTCAGAAAAGGAAAAAAAGTAA
- a CDS encoding ferric reductase-like transmembrane domain-containing protein: MSRGDTGKETGNKQGKETPGNRKKDQQFYLIYGIIVIMILFITYLILQKPGEPLRMIARFAATFGYLAIFLSILSSEYMAKMRKISGMPFLRAHHNLARIGVLLILIHPLSLALQAQDFTIFLPVLYPVETFLALGGRTALYLFLLAAGIALYRRKYRNWKKVHYLNYLAFLLVSAHALMIGSDFKQDIMRIIAIIMAVTVTGIFIHKRIGVGKKIYK, translated from the coding sequence TTGAGCAGGGGAGATACTGGAAAAGAAACCGGCAATAAACAAGGCAAAGAAACTCCAGGCAACAGAAAAAAAGATCAGCAATTTTACTTAATTTATGGCATTATTGTGATAATGATCCTTTTCATAACATACCTTATTCTGCAGAAACCCGGGGAACCCCTTAGGATGATAGCCCGATTTGCAGCAACATTCGGATACCTGGCAATTTTCCTTTCAATACTCAGCTCCGAATACATGGCTAAAATGAGAAAAATATCAGGAATGCCTTTTTTAAGAGCCCACCATAATCTGGCAAGAATTGGAGTCCTGTTAATCCTGATTCATCCTTTAAGCCTTGCCCTTCAAGCTCAGGACTTCACGATTTTCCTGCCAGTATTATATCCTGTAGAGACTTTTCTCGCACTGGGCGGCAGGACTGCACTCTATCTATTCCTCCTGGCTGCGGGCATTGCCCTTTACAGGAGAAAATACAGAAACTGGAAGAAGGTGCATTACCTGAATTACCTGGCTTTTTTGCTTGTTTCAGCTCACGCTTTAATGATAGGGAGCGATTTTAAACAGGACATAATGAGAATCATTGCAATTATAATGGCAGTTACTGTAACAGGTATATTCATACATAAGAGAATCGGTGTCGGAAAAAAGATATATAAGTAA